ACAAGCTGGCTCCTGTTAATTGTTCAAATTTGTCTTGAACATCTAATGGTAACGGTGCGGAACCACTCGTACATACTTTAACTGATGATAAATGGTATTTTTTAACATCAGGATGGTTAATTAAACCGATATACATCGTAGGTGCCCCAGGAAAAATAGTAATTTTTTGTGATTGTATCGTCTTTAATGTTTGTTCCGCATCAAATCTCGGTAGAATAACCATCTTTGAGCGAGCCATCACAGAATAATTCATTCCTACTGTCATGCCGTAGACGTGGAAAAAAGGAAGGACACAGAGTACAACCTCATTGCGGTAATCAAGTTTATACATCCATTTAATACATTGTGTCGTATTGGCCACAAGATTATTATGTGTGAGCATCACACCTTTTGCCACACCTGTAGTCCCGCCTGTATATTGTAAAAGAGCTAAATCTTTTTTTGGTTCAATATTAACTGGGATTAATTCGTTGTTAGCTTGTTTCAACAGATTTTTAAATGAATGAGTATAAGCAGTGTAATGAATGTTTGGCTTACGTTTCGTCATCTTATTTCGTTTAAGTGGATATATCATGTTTTTAGGAAAAGGTAAATAGTCATTCATTTTTGTGACAATAATGTGTTCAATAGCTGTATTCGATTTCACATTAATGACTCGTTCATAAACAAGGTCAAGACAAACAATCACTTTAGCACCAGAGTCAATAAGTTGATGTTCTAGTTCCCGTTCAACATATATGGGATTTGTCTGTACCACGACCCCTCCAGCTAATAGAGTCCCGTAATAGCTAATAACCGATTGCGGTGTATTAGCAAGCATTAGTGCCACCCGATCACCTTTTGTGACACCTAATGAATGCAAGCTATTGGCAAACCTCAGTGACGCTTCATATACCTCATTAAAAGTCATTTCTTTCCCCATAAAATAAAGTAATATTTTATCCGGCTCCTCTTCAGCGCCTTCTTTTAAATAATCTTGAAGCGGCTTATCATCGTAATGAATCTGTTTCGGAATAACATCCGGATACTGAGATAGCCAAGGCTTTTCGCTAACAGTTCCCATTTGAAACCTCCTAGTAACCCCTTTTTTCAAATGAGACATGCCTTCTCTCGTCACGATCAATGAGACAAAACGAACCTTAAATCAGTGGATTTTCGTTCCTTTCCCACTGATTGGTAGTTGAGTGAATTAGGACATTAGCGTCCGATATCTGTGCTACATAGAGACAGTAATACCTCTAAAAATACGCTAGTTAGAATGGTTTTCAGCTTTCTTTTTCTCCTCTTCTACAAGAACACGACGCAATATTTTACCGACCATCGTTTTAGGCAGTTCCTCTCTAAATTCATAATATTGAGGAACTTTGTAAGAGGCTAAATGCTGCCTAGCAAAGTGATCGAGCGCCTCTTCTGTCACGTTCTCCCCTTCCTTTGTTACAACAAATGCTTTTACCGTCTCCCCACGGTAAGGATCAGGAATACCGATTGCACAGACTTCTTGTATACTGTCATGTTCATAAAGAACTTCTTCAATTTCACGTGGATAAATGTTAAAACCACCTGCAATGATAAGATCTTTTTTGCGATCGACGATATAGAAAAAACCATCTTCATCCATATAGCCCATATCTCCAGTTAGAAACCATTCCCCTCGAAATGCAGCTTGGGTCTCTTCTGGACGCTTCCAATAGCCTTTCATGACTTGAGGCCCCTTAATGACAAGCTCACCAATTTCCTTCGGTTTCGCAACTTCCCCTGTTTCTGCCGATAGCACTGCCACATCTGTATCTGGCCATGGCAAACCAATAGATCCTTGTTTTCGTTCTCCCCACAGCAAGTTAGACACTGCCACAGGGGATGTTTCCGTTAAACCGTAACCTTCCACCAACCGTCCATTTGTCACTTCTTCAAACGTCGTCTGCACTTCTAAAGGTAACGGGGCAGATCCACTTATACATGCTTTAATTGAAGAAAGATTGAATGTTTTAATATCAGGATGATTTAACAGTCCAATATACATTGTTGGAGCACCAGGATAGAGGGTCGCCTTGTGCTTTTCAATCGCTTTTAAAATCCCCTTAGCATCAAATTTTGGAATGATGATCATTTTAAAAGCCATTCTAATACTTAAATTCATGACAGTTGTCATACCATACACATGGAAAAAAGGTAAGGCCGCAAGAACGACCTCCTCTCCAGGTACTAATTTATACATCCATTCTTCGCATTGCTGAGTGTTTACAGTTAAGTTGTAATGTGTGAGCATAACCCCTTTAGCAGGCCCTGTAGTCCCGCCCGTATATTGTAGCAGTGCCAAATCTTCTATCGGATCGATATCGATAGGAATTTCTCGTACTTCGCCCCGTTTGAGTAAGTGAGCAAACGAATGCAAGTGATCGTTATACACCACTTCCACTTTTAATCCCGTATTTCTCTTTTGAATAAAAGGATAAATCATATTTTTAGGAAAAGGTAGAAAATCTTTAATGGCTGTGACAATGATATGCTCCAAATTTGTTTTATCTTGAATCTTGGCGACACGAGGGTAAACAAGGTCGAGACAAATCATTACTTTTGCCCCTGCATCATTCATCTGATGCTCTATCTCTCTCTCTACATATAACGGGTTTGTTTCTACGACAATAGCTCCTGCAAATAGTGCTCCATAATAAGAAATAACTGCCTGCGGACTGTTTGCTAACATAATAGCCACTCGATCCCCTTTTCTTACACCAAGTGCCCTTAATTGATCCGCTAGTTTCAATGCATTGTCACAAACTTCCTTGTACGTCATTTCCTTACCCATAAAGTGAAAAGCAGCTTTATCAGGAAAATTCACCGCAGCCCGCTTCAAATAGCTTTGTAATGTGGCAATTTCATAATTTATCGACGCGGGAATGTTTTCCGGATAATGTCTCAACCATGGCTTTTCCGTTATTGTTTCCATCGCACAACCTCCCTTGGTCTTTATCCTCTCCTTCAGTCAATGATTGTCGATGAAAAAAGCACAAACGGTCTCCAACTAATTATCTGTCACCGCTGTTCTCATCTAAGGCATTCTTCTCTCTTACATCCATTGTAATGAAAACGCATTCAAATTAAAACATATTTGTTAAAACTTTATGAACTTTTAATCGCTAATATGATAATCTAAACTATCTATCACCTGTCTTCCCCTCACTATGGTTTTATTTCCATGTAAGTTTGGTGAGCAATAAATGAGCGAAACAAGGCATAAAACGAACCTTTAATCCTCTTCTCACACTGATTGGTCGTTGAGTGAATTAGGACATGGGTCCGATAGCCGTGAAACATGATTATTCTCAGAACTGACGTTAGAAATCGTCTATTATGCTAGGCAAACAAAAGAAGCGGCTCTTTAAAGAGAACGCTCCTGTTCTTTTATTTAGAAGAAAATTAAGAATATAACCCCTGCAACCATAAACCCCGCACATAGTCCTATGAGGACCTTCCAAAGTGTTTCCATACTTTTGCTCCTTTTTCATGCCCTTACTTAATAGTTGCTCCAATGATAAAAGATAACGAGACCGATAAGACAAACGATATGAGACCAACTGCTTTATTATTATTCTTTAACTCATCGTCTACTTTGAATCCAGGTGTGAGAAATTCAAAAATAAAATAAACGAATAATAAAAGAATAAATCCATAGGCACCCCAACCGAGCATTTCCAAAACAGTATCATTCGCTATGATCGAGTGTTGAAAAACGTTTGCAACACCGAACGTTTTTCCTGCGGTAGCCAAAGCCACCGCAAGATTTCCTTTTTTGACTTCGCCCCAAGTACTGTAAGTCGTTACCCACTCAAAAATCGAGAGGGCGATGATAATACTAATAACCACAATGCTATATACACCAGCAGTATAAACGTATTCATGTGTAAAAAAGGATTTCATCTCTTCATCCTCCCCATTATTTGAGTGACACGACGGTCACGCCGGATCCGCCTTCTCCCTGTGTCCCTAATCGTGTATCTTCTACATTCCGATGACTTTTCAATAGTTCTTGAACACCCTTCCTTAAAGCCCCTGTTCCTTTACCATGAATAATGGATACTTGATGGTAACCTGCTAAGACAGCATCATCAAGATATTTTTCTACTTCCAGCATGGCATTTTCATACCGTTCTCCCCGCAAGTCTAGTTCTGTTTTCACATGTGCTTCTCTACCTCGAATCGTTGCTAGTGGTTTAGTTTCCACAGCTTTTGGACGGTTAATATAAAGAAGATCTTCTTTTCTCACTTTCATTTTCATCATACCAAGTTGCACGTAATATTCTTTATCATTTACTTTATCAACGATATGACCTTTTTGGTCGAAGCTTACTACTTTCACTTCATCACCTGGAATTAACTTATCTACATCAGGATTATGTTTTATAGGTACAGGCTTTTTCTTTTGTGTAGTTAAAGACGGTTCTGCCATTTCTAATCGTTTTTTAGCATTTATTAACTCATGATCTTTGACAGCAGGATTATGTTTCTGAATTTCCCTTAATTCCTCAATAATCTGTTCCGCTTCTTCTTTTGCTTTCTTTATAGAATCAGCTGCTTTGTCTTCAGCAGTTTGAAGCACTTTCTGCTTTTCTTCTTCAAATTTTTCCATCTCCTGAGCAAGCTCATGATGAATTTGTTCTGCTTCTTTTCTTAGTCGCTCTGCCTCTTCCATCTCTTTCTCAGCCAATTTCCGACTATCCTCAAGTGATGAAATCATGTTTTCTACTTTATTAGAGTCTGTTGTAATGTGACTTTTAGCTCCTTCAATGATATGGTCACTCAAACCTAATCGTCTGCTAATGGCAAAAGCATTACTCCTACCAGGAACACCGATGAGAAGGCGATACGTCGGTCTTAATGTATCCACATCAAACTCGACACTCGCATTCTTAACTCCTTCTCGATTATAAGCGTAACCTTTTAATTCACTGTAATGGGTCGTAGCTATAACTTTGGCTCCTACACTGTATACGCGATCTAATATTGAAATAGCGAGTGCAGCTCCTTCTGTAGGGTCCGTCCCCGCACCAAGCTCATCGAAAAGAACGAGTGATTGGAAATCCACTTCTTCCATAATGTTAACGATGTTAGTCATATGCGAGGAAAACGTACTTAAGCTCTGTTCAATTGACTGTTCGTCCCCAATATCCGCAAAGATCTTCTGAAAAATAGCGGCTTCTGATCCTTCTTCACAGGGAATATGAAGGCCTGACTGAACCATTAATGTTAAAAGACCGACCGTTTTTAGTGTGACGGTTTTTCCGCCTGTATTAGGACCAGTAATAACGAGTGAGGAAAATTCCCCACCAAGTTCTATATCAATCGGAACGATTTCATCTTCGGGAATAAGCGGGTGCCGAGCTTTGTCCATTTTAATAAAGCCTTCAGTATTTAATTTTGGCTCAATCGCTTTAATTGAATGGCTATATAACGCTTTGGCAAACATAAAGTCCACTTCCGTCATCACACTAACATTCATTGTTAAAGTGTCAACTTCTACACTTACTTGCCCCGATAAAACGTGCAGAATCCGCTGTATTTCTTGATTTTCCTTCATTCTACTTTCTCGTAGCTGGTTGTTCATTTGCACCACAGATTCTGGTTCCACAAACAGTGTAGCGCCTGAGGCTGACTGGTCATGTACCATTCCACCAAAATGACCTCTGTATTCAGCTTTAACTGGAATAACGTAACGATCATTTCTTATCGTAATAATAGCGTCAGAAAGCATTTTTCGTCCACTAGAAGAGCGTGTGATGCTTTCAAGTTTAGATCTTATGCCTGATTCATAGGAGCGAATCTGTTGACGTATTGACCTTAAAGCAGGACTAGCAGAATCGAGTACACCGCCATTTTCATCAATCGCCTGATTAATGTCCCTTTCAAGCTCTGCTAATAGCACAATATCCTTTACGAGCTCAGGCAAAATCTTAATATCAACGCCTTCTTCTACAAGTGTTTCCACAAAACGTTTAAAGCGACGGCTACTGTATATGGTCGAAGATATATCAAGTAATTCATGTTCGCTTAGTAATCCACCGATATTCGCTCTTTTCAACGATTCACGAATATCTCTCAGCCCACCTAAAGGCACTTGTCCTTTTAATCGAATCACTTTTGCACCTTCTTGGGTACGAGCTTGTGCCTCTTTGATTGCGGTAAAATCAAATGAAGGAAGCAACTCTTTGACACGTTGTTTACCTAAAGAAGAACTTGCAAACTCGAGGAGCTGCTTTTTCATTTTATCGTATTCTAAAATGCGACTAACCTTGTTGATCACAAGGGTCACCTCCAGTTATTCCTGTCTTTTTTCTCTTATGAACTTACTAAACCTTTCAGCACTCCACGTATTAACGACCGTTTCGTCTGTTAGCCATCCACGACGAGCTGTCTTCACCCCAATTGACATATGATCAAGCATATCAAATCTGTGTGCATCTGTATTAATGCAAATTTTCACACCAGACTCCTGTGCTTTTTTTAACCTATCAGCTGATAGGTCAAGCCTATTTGGGTTTGCATTTAACTCGAGAATCGTTTGTGTCTCAGCCGCCAGTTCGAATAAGCGGTTCATATTTACAGGGTAGCCGTCTCTTCGTCCAATTAATCTTCCTGTAGGATGAGCAATCATACTAACATATGGATTACGGCAGGCCGCTTCTAAACGTTTCATAATCATTTCTTCGTCCTGACTAAATGCCGAATGGATAGAAGCAATAACAAAATCGATCTCTTTCAGTACATCATCCCTATAATCTAATGTCCCATCAGGTAAAATATCCATTTCAATCCCGGTGAAAACAGTAAATGAATCCTGTTTGTCATTAATGGCACGCACCTCGGCATGTTGGCGCTTTAACCTTTCGACTGTGAGACCGTTCGCTACTTTTAGATACTGAGAATGGTCTGTGATCGCCATGTACTCATATCCCTTTTTCTGGCATGCTGCTACCATCTCTTCAATGGATTGAGCCCCGTCACTCCACGTCGTATGCATGTGAAGATCCCCTTTGATGGCGTCTTCGTTGATCAGTTTATCAGCTTGGACGGCTTTTTCTAATTCTCCCATTCCCTCACGAATTTCAGGGGGAATAAAAGGTAAATTAAAATGGTTAAAAAACGCTGTTTCAGTAGTGAAATGGTGCACCTTGTCAGTTCCCTCTTCCTCTACACCATACTCACTTATTTTTTCCCCTCGTTCTTTTGCTCGTTGACGCATTAATACGTTATGATCCTTTGAACCAGTGAAATGATGGAGTGTTGTAGCAAACGACTCATCTTTAACCATTCTAAAATCAACTGGGACAATGATTTCCCCATAAGTAAGTTCCACACTGACTTTCGTTTCGCCATGACCGATTATTTCAGTCACATGGGGCATAGCAACTAATTCTTCACCTACATTGAGCGGATCGTCTGTGGAAATAATGAAATCAAGATCTTTAACTGTTTCTCTTCCCCTTCTAAAGCTTCCGGCTAATTCAAAACGCTCGACTGCTTCAATACTAGCAAGACGCTTTTTTAAGTCCTCCGCTGCAGGAAGTACTTGTGCAATTGTGAGACGTTCTGGACGTTTACCTAAGTCAGCAAGTGCTGCAAGTATTTTTTCTTCTGATTTAACTCCGAATCCAGCCAAATCTCTCACTTGCTTTTCTTCACATACTTTCTTTAAAGATTCAGCATCTATAACACCTAATTGTTGATAAAGCTTGCCTATTTTTTTCCCACCAAGACCTTGTAGCTTCAACAACGGCAGTAAGCCATCAGGAAGTTCCTCTGCTAATTCGGTTAATAACGCTGTTTCACCCGTTTCTTTTAAATCTTTAATGATAGCGGCTGTCCCTTTTCCAATTCCATTTAAAGTTGATGGGTCTTCAATCTCATCAAGCGTACGTTCATCACGCTCTAACGCTTGGGCTGCTTTTCGATATGCAGAGACTCGAAAAGCATTCTCCCCTTTTATCTCTAAGTAGACGGCAATTTGCTCTAATGCATTCAGCACGTCTTTTTTATTCATCAACGACATTCCTTTCACCTCTTAACATAGTCACAGTTCAGTTTACTTCTTCATCATAGCCAATCCGTGCGACTATTCGCAAGTAGAATAGATCACTTGGAGAAATCTCATATTTTAAAACAGCAATAAAGCTTTCCATCGATGACGGAAAGCTAATCGTGACTACCCTGTATCCACAATTCTTTTAGTTGGTTAGAAATGATTGGCGTATAATCTAAGATCATTTGAGCAAATGATGAGTTTTGTAGCATCGCCTGTATCATATCGATTTGTATAAGGGCTGCTAAATGAAGGAGAATCACAATAATAATTAAGCCTTCTAAAAAGCCAAGCAAACCGCCGAGCCAACCGTTTAACATATTTAGAATTGGCAGGTGGGCGATAAAATCAAACAAAGAGGCTACGATCTGCATTATAATTTTTGCTATGATAAACAAGATAACAAATGCAATACCGTTGTAATAGACCATCTCAACATTGAAGGCTTCAACAAGAAGCGTCAGCCCTGAATTGTCTGATAATTGTGGGAAAGGAACCCACAGCCTAATATAATGAGCCACTTCTTCGTAATATAAATAAGCAACTACAAAAGAAATAATTAGCCCGCCAATATGTAAAATTTGCAAAATTAGCCCGCGACGGAATCCAATAAAAAAACTAATAATTAAAGCAAGAAACAGTATGACACTAAGCATCGTCTTTAGTCCTCGTCTTTCTTTTCATCTTCCATTTTTTTTAATATGGATAAATAATCGTTACCGATATTTACTGCTGTTAATACAGCTAATTTAGTAGAATCTAAATATGGATTGTGGTGTTTAAGCTCTTTCATTTTTGTATCAATGAGGGCTGCTACCTCCTGGATATGTTCAGAGCTTTCATCACCGACGATGGTGTAAGGCTGATTATAAATTGTCACATTGGTTCGATTTTTCTCACGTTCTTCTCCCACCAATTAAGCCCCCGTTCGTCATAGAAATCCTATCATATATCATAACACGTCAGTCAAAGGTTGAAAATATAAATTAAATCTGCTTAAGTAATGAAATAAAGCTGTAAATTGTCTATACTTAAGAAAACTTCCTGATTTGCTCGCGTATGAGTCATTTCAAAGCACGTTTTACAATAACCTCAATGTCGAAACATTGTCACTTTATTTAAATGAAAGGCGGACATTTCATGAGTTATGAAGTCATTAACGTTTCAAGAAAAAAATTGGAAGAAATGAAAGCTCACTATCGTTCATCTTTGAAAGCAACAGCCCCTCAAGGAGCTATTTTTAGTGCTAAAACAGTCGGTTGTCATGTGACCGCCTATCAGTCTGGAAAGGTTCTATTTCAAGGTAAAGAGGCTTCTAAAGAAGCTGTCCAATGGCAAAATGAGTTATCAGCACATAACCAATCACTAGCAACATCTACTACTCAAAAAAAACACGTGGATAACCATAGCTATTATCCCCCTAATAATCTAGAAGAACTCACGATCCTCGGTAGTGATGAGACAGGAACTGGTGATTATTTTGGACCTATGACCGTTGCTTGTGCCCATTTAACAGCTGAACAAATAAAGATAATTGACAGTTGGGGGGTACGCGACTCAAAGACAATCAAAGACGCTGATATCCGATATTTAGCTCCAAAACTATTGAAAGAATGCACCTATAGTTTACTTGTTTTAAAAAATGATAAGTACAATGAGATGCAGGCAAAAGGAATGAATCAAGGCGAAATGAAAGCACTCTTACACCATCGAGCGATCACGAATGTGATGGCCGCCTGTAACGAAAAAGATCTCAATTTTGACGGTGTGCTCATAGATCAATTCGTCACACCAAGTGGTTATTTTAAATACCTCTCAGAAAACGGGACAACATGGACAGCGAAAACACCCATTTACTTTGCAACGAAAGCTGAAAGTAAACATCCAGCAGTAGCTACTGCCTCCATTCTCGCACGCTATGCTTTCTTAAAAGAAATGGACACATTATCTAAAAAATTCGGTGTTACGATTCCAAAAGGGGCTGGCCCCCATGTAGACCTTGCCGCTAAAGAGATTGTCCAACAGTTCGGTAAAGAGACACTTTACTCTATAACAAAATGGCATTTTTCCAACACCCAACGCGCTTTAGCTCGTTAAGAACGCTCTTTTAAAAATAAACTAATATCATGATACCTTTCGCACTATGTACGTGATTTTTGACCATATAAAGTCACATAATATTATAAGGTAAGACAAAAAAAGGAAAGACCTCAGACTACCGTCACTCTGGAGAGTGGCTTCATCTGAGGTCTGTTTTGATTAATACACTCTAGGAACGGAGTATCGCACCCGTTTTTTCTTCTAAAGCTTGCAATACTTTGGTATGGACAGCTGTTACTTCATCATCTGTTAATGTTTTTTCAGGATCTTGATACTTTAAGGAAAAAGCCAATGATTTCTTTCCTTCTTCCAGGTGTTCACCTTGATAAACATCAAATACTTCTGCACGACGTAGTAAGCGACCACCAAATGCCATGATAACACTTTTTAGTTTTTCAGCTTGAACAGCTTCATCCACTACTAAGGCAATGTCTCTCTGAATTGCTGGATATCGCGGAATCGCTTCGTAACGAACCACATTCTCTGGTAAACTTAACAGGTATTGCAGGTTCAACTCAAACACGTAGGTTGCTGGTAACGACCACGCTTTCGCAACAGCTGGGTGGAGCTGACCGAGACTTCCAACTTCTTTATCATTGATTAAAAGTGTCGCGGTTCGACCAGGGTGCAAACCAGCTTTCTCAGCTTGCACGAATCGCACTTCTCCTGACACATGTAGCTCTTCTAATAACCCTTCGACAACACCTTTAATGACATAGAAATCCACTGGTTTCTTTTCGCCTTGCCAGCTATGTTCGTGCCACAGCCCCATAAAAGCCCCAGATAAAAATGTCTTCTCTTCTGGTTGAGTTGTGACTGTTTTTTCTTTTGTATGAAAAACAGATCCTATTTCATATAAATGCACGTCATAGACATTACGATTCTTATTATGGCTTAACGCATCTAGGAGATGAGGAAGAAGTGTCGTTCTCAGTGTACTTCTTTCTTCGCTCATCGGGAGAGCTACATTGACGCGTAAGCCTTCTGACTCTTTAAAATACGCTTCTTTTTCTGCTGTTGTTAATGAATAGCTCACCGCTTCATGAATACCTGCGCCTTCAAGGAAACGGCGCGCTCTTCTCTTCTGTCGTTGCTCCGTTGTAAGGCCACCCGGTGTGGCAGTTGTATTTGGCAACGTCACGGGAATATTATCATAGCCGTATAGACGAGCCACCTCTTCAATAATATCCGGTTTAATCGTGATATCTTGCCGTCTTGTCGGAACGTTAATAGCGAATGTTCCGCCTTCATAGTTATGGTTAAATTTCAATTGTGACAAAATAGTTGTGACATCGGCTTCTGTAAGTGATGTCCCTAAGACGCCATTGATTTTAGCGAGTGTGATGTCAACACGTCTTTCTTCTCGTGATAATTCATCAAATGCAACAGTTTCAGATAAGACTTCTCCTCCTGCCAACTGTTGAATGAGTGAAGCCGCTCTCTTTCCCGCTTCTGCAACCCGATTCGGATCAACGCCTTTCTCAAAGCGGATACTTGAATCACTTCGTAATCCAAGATCCTTTGAGGCTTTTCTCACCGTACTAGGGCTAAAATAGGCGGATTCTAACAAAATATTTACTGTCTCATCATTCACTTCTGATGTGGCTCCGCCCATTACTCCAGCGATAGCAACTGGAGATTTACCATTTGTAATGACAAGGTGTTCCCCTGTTAAAGTCCGTTCAGTTTCATCAAGGGTAACAATATGCTCACCTTCTGTTGCTCGTCGAACAACTACTTTTTCAGATCCAAAACGATCTAGATCAAAAGCGTGTAGCGGTTGACCATATTCTAGAAGGACATAGTTTGTCACGTCAACAACATTATTCAGAGGACGCACACCTGCATTCATTAAAGCTGTTTGTAGCCAGAGAGGTGATTCACTAATTTTTACTCCTGTGAGCACGGTTGCTCCATAGTAAGGGTTGTCACCATTTGCCTCAACATGAACAGCGATCCTATCAGACGCTTTTTCTTTAGCTGGAACAAGGGCAGGTTCAGGAACTTTCACGTCTCGCCCAAGGATCGCAGCTACCTCATAAGCAACTCCGAGCATACTCAAACAATCAGAACGATTTGGTGTAAGATCAAGTTCAAGCAGAGTATCATCAAGTCCAAGTGGTGGAAGAGCATCCTCGCCAGGAATCATTTCCTGGGGAAAGTTAAAAATACCCTCACTATATTTTTTAGGAACGACTTTCCCTTGGATTCCTAGCTCTTGTAAGGAACAAATCATACCTTCTGAAACTTCACCGCGCAATTTAGCCCGTTTAATTTTCATACCACCAGGAAGGCGAGCTCCTACTCGAGCTACTGCAACAAATTGTCCTTCCCCCACATTTTTAGCACCACAGACAATTTGAACAGGTTGTTCTTCTCCTACATCCACTTGACAGAGATTGAGTTTATCCGCTTCTGGATGTTTAACACACGTAAGTACTTTCCCAACTACAAGGTTGGTAATCTCCTCATTTAATGATTGAACAGCATCAACTTCAACACCGCTTCTCGTTAATTTTTCCGCGATGTCTGCTGGTGACAAATCATCAATTTCAACATAGTCTTTCAGCCATTTATATGATACTAACACAGCATTTCCTCCTTTAATAATGCGTCTCCTAATTATACTCGCGAGAACTGTGATAAAAAGCGGGTATCGTTCGTATAAAAATGGCGTATATCATCAACACCATATTTCAACATGGCAAAGCGCTCTACACCCATGCCAAACGCAAAGCCGGAATACTTCTCAGGATCAAACCCACCCATTCGCAAGACATTAGGATGCACCATTCCTGAACCAAGTACTTCTATCCACCCAGTATGTTTACATGTTCGACAGCCTTTTCCTCCACACATCGCACATGAAATATCTAACTCGGCTGATGGTTCAGTGAATGGAAAAAAGCTAGGTCGTAAACGGATATTTCTATCTTCACCGAAATATTCTTTCACGAATGTAGCAAAAATTCCTTTTAAGTCACTCATCTGAATACCTTCGTCAACGACAAGTCCTTCTATTTGCATAAATTGATGAGAATGCGTCGCATCATCCTCGTCACGGCGATAAACTTTTCCGGGGCAAATTATTTTAACTGGTCCTTTCCCTTCATGCTTTTCCATTGTTCTCGTTTGAACAGGCGACGTTTGCGTTCGAAGTAACAAATCACTCGTTATAAAGAAGGTATCTTGCATATCACGGGCCGGGTGATGTTTTGGCAAGTTTAATGATTCAAAGTTATAATAATCCGTTTCTACTTCTGGTCCTTCAGCAACGCTAAAGCCCATCCCCATAAAAACATCTTCAATAGTTTCGATAACTGATGTTAATGGATGACGGCCTCCTTTCGCTATTTGGCGACCAGGTAATGTTACATCAATGCTTTCTTTTTTCAGCTTTTCTAATAAAGCTGCCTCTTCAAATGCTTTTTCTTTTTCTTCAATATAATGTTGAACTGATTGTCTTACTTCATTAGCTTTTTGTCCTACTTTCGGCCGTTCTTCAGCTGAAAGCTTCCCCATTTCCTTCATAACCTCGGTGATGGGCCCTTTTT
The genomic region above belongs to Bacillus sp. A301a_S52 and contains:
- the pheS gene encoding phenylalanine--tRNA ligase subunit alpha, which codes for MLDRLQELHDEAMTKVANASNLNDLKEVRIAYLGKKGPITEVMKEMGKLSAEERPKVGQKANEVRQSVQHYIEEKEKAFEEAALLEKLKKESIDVTLPGRQIAKGGRHPLTSVIETIEDVFMGMGFSVAEGPEVETDYYNFESLNLPKHHPARDMQDTFFITSDLLLRTQTSPVQTRTMEKHEGKGPVKIICPGKVYRRDEDDATHSHQFMQIEGLVVDEGIQMSDLKGIFATFVKEYFGEDRNIRLRPSFFPFTEPSAELDISCAMCGGKGCRTCKHTGWIEVLGSGMVHPNVLRMGGFDPEKYSGFAFGMGVERFAMLKYGVDDIRHFYTNDTRFLSQFSRV